A genome region from Geodermatophilus bullaregiensis includes the following:
- a CDS encoding sulfite exporter TauE/SafE family protein, producing MDAGWPAPLGLAVAVALGAGTQRITGLGFALVAAPFLVLLLGPFAGILLINVLGVAASVLVLAQVRRDVDVRRGLLLSAPALVAVLPGAWVARTTAPALLQVLVGGCVVVALLVVLAADRRSGTGAGVAAGTAPAVLAGAASGFMNATAGVGGPALTIYAVATRWPQPAFAATAQLCFVVIGSASVAAKGLPSLPAADWVVAIAALAVGLVAGTALSARVAPAAARTAALALALVGSVATVVDGLLGG from the coding sequence GTGGACGCCGGCTGGCCGGCCCCGCTCGGACTCGCGGTCGCGGTCGCGCTCGGTGCCGGCACGCAGCGCATCACCGGGCTCGGCTTCGCCCTGGTCGCGGCGCCCTTCCTCGTGCTGCTGCTCGGGCCGTTCGCCGGGATCCTCCTGATCAACGTGCTGGGGGTCGCCGCCTCGGTGCTGGTCCTCGCGCAGGTGCGGCGGGACGTGGACGTGCGCCGGGGCCTGCTGCTCTCGGCACCCGCGCTGGTGGCGGTCCTCCCGGGCGCCTGGGTCGCCCGCACCACCGCACCCGCTCTCCTGCAGGTCCTGGTGGGCGGCTGCGTGGTGGTGGCGCTGCTCGTCGTCCTCGCGGCCGACCGGCGCAGCGGCACCGGAGCGGGCGTCGCGGCAGGGACGGCGCCCGCGGTGCTCGCCGGGGCGGCGTCGGGCTTCATGAACGCGACCGCCGGCGTCGGCGGGCCGGCCCTGACGATCTACGCGGTGGCGACCCGGTGGCCGCAGCCCGCGTTCGCCGCGACGGCGCAGCTGTGCTTCGTCGTCATCGGCTCGGCGTCGGTGGCGGCCAAGGGCCTGCCCTCGCTGCCCGCCGCGGACTGGGTGGTCGCGATCGCGGCCCTGGCCGTCGGCCTCGTGGCCGGCACCGCCCTCTCCGCGCGGGTGGCGCCGGCGGCCGCCCGCACCGCCGCCCTCGCGCTGGCCCTGGTCGGGAGCGTCGCGACCGTGGTCGACGGCCTGCTCGGCGGTTGA
- a CDS encoding LCP family protein, translating to MSDDADLTRPIGDAPALPPVPGTRGAEREAEGHGSRQRPESRSLVAVLVLTVVNAVVWGTAFLASGRRRLGAAVLVLFLLLVAGGVWVATAGQRTAARLLVDSGSLTWVLAGIVVLALAWIAVVVTGYRSLLPRRSSRPRLALGALLVVALVAAIAYPAYRVGTVAVAQRGLLDGVFADDRESATVDDSVDPFGTKERVNVLLLGGDGGEGREGVRTDTVIVASIATETGVTTLFSLPRNLEDLPFPADSPLAAIYPDGFDAGSESESLLNAVYRNGPAQHPGVLGATDDPGADFLKLGVGEALGLEIDYFVLVNLDGFSRLVDALGGITVNVNYYVPVNGNPGTGELPDAYIAPGPDQRMDGTTALDFARGRFGLTDYDRMDRQRCTITAIIDAADPITLLEQYQELAATTQDIVSTDIPRTALDDFVDLAFLVKDAEVRSVVFDTSLIDPAYPDYDLVRRIVSDSLAPAAPAAPASSASSTPPAAPGDQAAGAEGDTAGQTPTPPPAAPAADVGDACAYDPVRAQEALAAGQPPTRNG from the coding sequence GTGAGCGACGACGCCGACCTGACCCGCCCGATCGGCGACGCGCCGGCCCTCCCGCCGGTCCCCGGTACCCGGGGGGCGGAGCGGGAGGCCGAGGGCCACGGCTCCCGGCAGCGTCCCGAGTCGCGCTCGCTGGTCGCCGTCCTGGTGCTCACCGTGGTCAACGCCGTCGTCTGGGGCACCGCCTTCCTCGCCTCCGGCCGTCGCCGGCTGGGCGCGGCCGTGCTCGTGCTCTTCCTGCTGCTGGTCGCCGGCGGCGTCTGGGTGGCCACGGCCGGGCAGCGCACCGCGGCGCGGCTGCTCGTCGACTCCGGCAGCCTCACCTGGGTCCTCGCCGGGATCGTGGTGCTGGCCCTCGCGTGGATCGCCGTCGTCGTCACCGGCTACCGCTCGCTGCTGCCCCGGCGCAGCTCCCGTCCCCGGCTGGCCCTCGGGGCCCTGCTCGTCGTCGCCCTCGTCGCCGCCATCGCCTACCCGGCCTACCGGGTCGGCACGGTGGCGGTGGCCCAGCGCGGCCTGCTCGACGGCGTCTTCGCCGACGACCGCGAGTCGGCCACGGTCGACGACTCGGTCGACCCGTTCGGCACCAAGGAGCGGGTCAACGTCCTGCTCCTCGGCGGCGACGGCGGCGAGGGCCGCGAGGGCGTGCGCACCGACACGGTGATCGTCGCCAGCATCGCCACCGAGACCGGCGTGACCACGCTGTTCAGCCTGCCGCGCAACCTCGAGGACCTGCCGTTCCCGGCCGACAGCCCGCTGGCCGCGATCTACCCCGACGGCTTCGACGCCGGCAGCGAGAGCGAGAGCCTGCTCAACGCCGTGTACCGCAACGGCCCGGCGCAGCACCCCGGCGTCCTCGGGGCCACCGACGACCCCGGCGCCGACTTCCTCAAGCTCGGCGTCGGCGAGGCCCTCGGCCTGGAGATCGACTACTTCGTGCTGGTCAACCTCGACGGCTTCAGCCGCCTGGTCGACGCCCTCGGCGGCATCACGGTGAACGTGAACTACTACGTGCCGGTCAACGGCAACCCCGGGACCGGCGAGCTGCCCGACGCCTACATCGCCCCGGGGCCGGACCAGCGGATGGACGGCACGACGGCGCTCGACTTCGCCCGCGGGCGCTTCGGTCTCACCGACTACGACCGGATGGACCGCCAGCGCTGCACGATCACCGCGATCATCGACGCGGCCGACCCGATCACCCTGCTCGAGCAGTACCAGGAGCTCGCGGCCACGACGCAGGACATCGTCAGCACCGACATCCCGCGCACGGCCCTCGACGACTTCGTCGACCTGGCCTTCCTGGTCAAGGACGCCGAGGTCCGCAGCGTCGTGTTCGACACGAGCCTGATCGACCCGGCCTACCCGGACTACGACCTGGTGCGCCGGATCGTGTCCGACTCGCTGGCCCCGGCGGCCCCGGCGGCCCCGGCGTCCTCGGCGTCTTCCACCCCGCCGGCCGCCCCCGGCGACCAGGCCGCCGGTGCCGAGGGCGACACGGCCGGGCAGACGCCGACACCCCCGCCCGCCGCTCCGGCGGCCGACGTCGGCGACGCCTGTGCCTACGACCCGGTGCGGGCCCAGGAGGCCCTGGCCGCGGGCCAGCCGCCCACGAGGAACGGCTGA
- a CDS encoding AhpC/TSA family protein → MQEEVRAAGAPELGPVLVGFGPADRLAAVVRRAGFTGTVLSDPGRVLYRRLGIGRAPWWRVYNPGTLALYARALRSGTRLARPSGEDTRQLGGDAVVVDGTVVEVWRPRSPDDRPPAGEVVSAALAQR, encoded by the coding sequence GTGCAGGAGGAGGTGCGCGCGGCCGGCGCCCCGGAGCTGGGGCCGGTCCTGGTCGGCTTCGGCCCGGCCGACCGGCTGGCCGCGGTCGTCCGCCGGGCCGGGTTCACCGGCACGGTGCTCAGCGACCCCGGCCGCGTGCTGTACCGCCGGCTGGGGATCGGGCGGGCGCCGTGGTGGCGGGTCTACAACCCCGGGACGCTCGCGCTGTACGCGCGGGCGCTGCGCTCGGGCACCCGGCTGGCACGGCCCTCCGGGGAGGACACCCGGCAGCTCGGCGGGGACGCCGTCGTCGTGGACGGCACGGTCGTCGAGGTCTGGCGGCCGCGCAGCCCCGACGACCGGCCCCCGGCCGGCGAGGTCGTGTCCGCGGCGCTCGCGCAGCGCTGA
- the yaaA gene encoding peroxide stress protein YaaA, whose product MLVLLPPSETKCPDGDGAPLDLAALATPELTAVRATLVDALVRLAADPPVARTALGLSPGQDTELGRNAALCTSPTTPALERYTGVLYDALGVRSMTRAQRARADRRLAVVSALFGLARATDPIPAYRLSAGSALPGLPTLRTLWRPVLGPALAAAGELVVDLRSGGYQALAPVPGAVTVDVRSQRPDGTRTVISHANKSHKGRVARLLATTTAEPDSVVRLRALLRRAGLHVEHDGGTALTLVLPAA is encoded by the coding sequence GTGCTCGTGCTGCTGCCGCCGTCGGAGACCAAGTGCCCGGACGGCGACGGCGCCCCGCTCGACCTCGCCGCGCTGGCCACCCCGGAGCTCACCGCGGTGCGCGCCACGCTGGTCGACGCGCTGGTCCGGCTCGCCGCCGACCCGCCGGTCGCCCGCACCGCGCTCGGCCTCTCCCCCGGCCAGGACACCGAGCTGGGCCGCAACGCCGCGCTGTGCACCAGCCCGACGACGCCCGCGCTGGAGCGCTACACCGGCGTCCTCTACGACGCCCTCGGCGTCCGGTCCATGACGCGGGCCCAGCGGGCGCGGGCGGACCGCCGGCTCGCCGTGGTCTCGGCGCTGTTCGGCCTGGCCCGCGCGACCGACCCGATCCCGGCCTACCGGCTCTCGGCCGGCTCGGCGCTACCGGGGCTGCCCACCCTGCGCACGCTGTGGCGGCCCGTCCTCGGTCCGGCGCTCGCGGCGGCCGGGGAGCTCGTCGTCGACCTGCGCAGCGGGGGGTACCAGGCCCTGGCGCCGGTCCCGGGCGCGGTGACCGTCGACGTGCGGAGCCAGCGCCCCGACGGCACGCGAACCGTGATCAGCCACGCGAACAAGTCGCACAAGGGGCGGGTCGCCCGGCTGCTGGCCACCACGACCGCCGAGCCCGACTCCGTCGTCCGGCTGCGCGCACTCCTGCGCCGAGCGGGGTTGCACGTGGAACACGACGGCGGGACGGCACTCACGCTGGTCCTCCCCGCGGCCTGA
- a CDS encoding glyoxalase, producing MRELEKPPVLAARGGCWFRGGALEVHLGVEEPVSPARKARPGLLVDGLAAPARRLEDAGHPVTWDDDFPGHDPFHAADPFGDRLEFLQPHAG from the coding sequence ATGCGGGAGCTGGAGAAGCCGCCGGTGCTCGCCGCGCGCGGCGGGTGCTGGTTCCGCGGTGGCGCGCTGGAGGTGCACCTGGGCGTCGAGGAGCCGGTCTCCCCGGCCCGCAAGGCCCGTCCCGGCCTGCTCGTCGACGGCCTGGCCGCTCCCGCCCGGCGACTGGAGGACGCCGGGCACCCGGTCACCTGGGACGACGACTTCCCCGGCCACGATCCCTTCCACGCCGCCGACCCGTTCGGCGACCGCCTGGAGTTCCTGCAGCCGCACGCCGGCTGA
- a CDS encoding ATP-dependent Clp protease proteolytic subunit, whose translation MRTHTSSSGYPRLSNGDGRSPGLSDAVLDRLLRERIVVLGSEVDDEVANQLCAQMLLLSAEDPKRDVHLYVNSPGGSVSAGMAIHDTMQFLDCDVATYAFGMAASMGQFLLTAGTPGKRFSLPHTRIMVHQPSAGIGGTQSDITIQADMLRRLKRDLNELQAQYTGRTVEEIERDSDRDRWFTPAQAREYGLIDSVVASAAALPGGGGPVVG comes from the coding sequence ATGCGCACCCACACGTCGAGCAGCGGGTACCCGCGCCTGAGCAACGGGGACGGGAGGTCCCCGGGCCTCTCCGACGCCGTCCTCGACCGGCTCCTGCGCGAGCGGATCGTCGTCCTCGGCAGCGAGGTGGACGACGAGGTCGCCAACCAGCTCTGCGCCCAGATGCTGCTGCTGTCGGCCGAGGACCCGAAGCGCGACGTCCACCTCTACGTCAACTCACCCGGCGGCTCGGTCAGCGCCGGGATGGCCATCCACGACACCATGCAGTTCCTCGACTGCGACGTCGCCACCTACGCCTTCGGGATGGCCGCCTCGATGGGGCAGTTCCTGCTCACGGCCGGCACCCCGGGCAAGCGGTTCTCGCTGCCCCACACGCGGATCATGGTCCACCAGCCCTCGGCGGGCATCGGTGGGACGCAGTCGGACATCACCATCCAGGCCGACATGCTGCGCCGGCTCAAGCGCGACCTCAACGAGTTGCAGGCGCAGTACACCGGCCGGACCGTGGAGGAGATCGAGCGGGACTCCGACCGCGACCGCTGGTTCACCCCGGCCCAGGCGCGCGAGTACGGCCTGATCGACTCCGTCGTCGCCTCCGCCGCCGCGCTGCCCGGCGGTGGCGGCCCGGTGGTGGGCTGA
- a CDS encoding acyl-CoA dehydrogenase family protein: MDFALSARAEDVCGRMWDYMREQVFPAEPVYDEWRTARGHDDHGHPPVLEDLKKEARARGLWNLFHHELGGLTNLEYASVAEIMGWSPTIAPEATNCGAPDTGNMETLMLFGTPEQKQRWLDPLLEGEIRSGFAMTEPDVASSDARNIQTSIVRDGDEYVINGRKWWTSGAADERCQIFIVMGKTDPEGAPHRQQSMVLVPRDTPGLEIIRHLPVFGYQDQHGHSELRFTDVRVPVSNILSGEGDGFMIAQARLGPGRIHHCMRAIGMAERALALMVERSKQRVAFGRPLAEQGTVRESIALSRIEIDQARLYVLKTADLIDKYGAKGARTEISAIKVAAPRVALDVIDRAIQLHGGAGVSNDTVLARFYASARTLRIVDGPDAVHIRGVAKEELARERPWAG; this comes from the coding sequence ATGGACTTCGCCCTCTCCGCCCGAGCCGAGGACGTCTGCGGCCGGATGTGGGACTACATGCGTGAGCAGGTCTTCCCCGCCGAGCCGGTGTACGACGAGTGGCGCACCGCCCGCGGCCACGACGACCACGGCCACCCGCCGGTCCTCGAGGACCTCAAGAAGGAGGCCCGCGCCCGGGGCCTGTGGAACCTCTTCCACCACGAGCTCGGTGGCCTGACCAACCTCGAGTACGCCTCGGTCGCCGAGATCATGGGCTGGTCGCCGACCATCGCCCCGGAGGCGACCAACTGCGGCGCGCCCGACACGGGCAACATGGAGACGCTGATGCTGTTCGGGACGCCCGAGCAGAAGCAGCGCTGGCTCGACCCGCTGCTGGAGGGCGAGATCCGCTCAGGCTTCGCGATGACCGAGCCCGACGTCGCCTCCTCCGACGCGCGCAACATCCAGACCTCGATCGTGCGCGACGGCGACGAGTACGTGATCAACGGCCGCAAGTGGTGGACCAGCGGTGCCGCCGACGAGCGCTGCCAGATCTTCATCGTCATGGGCAAGACCGACCCGGAGGGCGCTCCGCACCGGCAGCAGTCGATGGTGCTCGTCCCGCGGGACACCCCGGGCCTGGAGATCATCCGCCACCTGCCGGTGTTCGGGTACCAGGACCAGCACGGCCACTCGGAGCTGCGCTTCACCGACGTCCGGGTGCCGGTGTCCAACATCCTCTCCGGCGAGGGCGACGGCTTCATGATCGCCCAGGCCCGGCTCGGGCCCGGCCGGATCCACCACTGCATGCGCGCCATCGGCATGGCCGAGCGTGCGCTGGCGCTCATGGTGGAGCGCTCCAAGCAGCGGGTCGCCTTCGGCCGGCCGCTGGCCGAGCAGGGGACCGTCCGGGAGAGCATCGCCCTCTCCCGCATCGAGATCGACCAGGCCCGCCTCTACGTGCTCAAGACCGCGGACCTGATCGACAAGTACGGCGCGAAGGGCGCCAGGACCGAGATCTCCGCGATCAAGGTCGCCGCCCCGCGGGTCGCCCTCGACGTCATCGACCGCGCCATCCAGCTGCACGGCGGAGCCGGCGTCAGCAACGACACCGTGCTGGCCCGCTTCTACGCCAGTGCCCGGACGCTGCGGATCGTCGACGGCCCGGACGCCGTGCACATCCGCGGGGTCGCCAAGGAGGAGCTCGCCCGCGAGCGCCCCTGGGCCGGCTGA
- a CDS encoding SPL family radical SAM protein encodes MTALLAPPAVPSDAALSPAAPAPSRLWTPKRVLVTRSAAERPHGQRVLARLEAAGVDAVEVLRGDRLPNLRGDGDRAAFMAAKDTLALVVPAPSKRELQPIPPSADWRVDLAEGCPAHCQYCYLAGSLGGPPITRVFADLDEVLDGLDAYVGRGAVTSGTLERGGEGTTFEASCYTDPLAIEHLTGGLSRMVEHFGTHDWAGPVQLRATTKFDDVAGLLTLPHGGRTRLRFSVNASSVDRRFEGATAKVPGRLRALSAVAAAGYPVGVTIAPIMPVEGWREEYGELLDGIAAAVPVGHDLTVECITHRFTPGSKETLLDWYPRTKLEMDETRRTTKRGKFGSVKHVYPKDTMAELRGWFERELPERLPGARLLYWT; translated from the coding sequence ATGACCGCGCTGCTCGCACCGCCCGCCGTCCCGTCCGACGCCGCCCTGTCCCCCGCCGCTCCCGCACCCTCCCGCCTGTGGACCCCCAAGCGGGTCCTCGTCACCCGCTCGGCCGCCGAGCGGCCGCACGGGCAGCGCGTCCTCGCGCGCCTCGAGGCCGCCGGTGTCGACGCCGTGGAGGTGCTCCGGGGCGACCGGCTGCCCAACCTGCGCGGCGACGGCGACCGCGCGGCGTTCATGGCCGCCAAGGACACCCTCGCGCTCGTGGTCCCGGCGCCGTCCAAGCGGGAGCTGCAGCCGATCCCGCCGTCGGCGGACTGGCGGGTCGACCTGGCCGAGGGCTGCCCGGCGCACTGCCAGTACTGCTACCTCGCCGGCTCGCTCGGTGGGCCGCCGATCACCCGCGTGTTCGCCGACCTCGACGAGGTGCTCGACGGCCTCGACGCCTACGTCGGCCGCGGCGCCGTCACCTCCGGCACGCTCGAGCGCGGCGGCGAGGGGACGACGTTCGAGGCCTCCTGCTACACCGACCCGCTGGCCATCGAGCACCTGACCGGCGGGCTGTCGCGGATGGTCGAGCACTTCGGCACCCACGACTGGGCCGGTCCCGTGCAGCTGCGGGCGACCACCAAGTTCGACGACGTCGCCGGCCTGCTGACCCTGCCCCACGGCGGCCGCACCCGGCTGCGCTTCTCGGTCAACGCGTCGTCGGTCGACCGCCGCTTCGAGGGTGCGACGGCCAAGGTGCCGGGGCGACTGCGGGCGCTGTCGGCGGTGGCCGCGGCCGGCTACCCGGTGGGCGTGACCATCGCGCCGATCATGCCGGTGGAGGGCTGGCGCGAGGAGTACGGCGAGCTGCTCGACGGGATCGCCGCCGCCGTCCCGGTCGGACACGACCTCACCGTCGAGTGCATCACCCACCGGTTCACGCCGGGCAGCAAGGAGACGCTGCTCGACTGGTACCCGCGGACCAAGCTGGAGATGGACGAGACGCGCCGGACCACCAAGCGCGGCAAGTTCGGCTCGGTGAAGCACGTGTACCCGAAGGACACGATGGCCGAGCTGCGCGGCTGGTTCGAGCGCGAGCTCCCCGAGCGGCTCCCCGGCGCCCGTCTGCTGTACTGGACCTGA
- a CDS encoding SpoIIE family protein phosphatase, protein MLQADRPRARAARRLRLRDASAALDRIAELASRLLDVPIAQVSLIDDVQVVVAGAGLQPGAFGSETPLQATACAIAAAERAPVVVPDAHTDPRVSRLAPVAAGAVGAYLGAPLVDSDGHTVGVLCAVAPTPRPWSDADVATLRQLAAAAVTELELAALATAYESDRLRWGLAIDAAGIGTFDWDLRTGELTWDARLIEMFGYTPETFGGSIEAFNERVHPDDLPRVADALQASIDSRGDYEAEYRVVWPDGDTRWVQARGRTLVDAEGTATRVLGAAYDTTAERAAGMRVTRVLEAMPAGFYSLDREWRFTHVNAEAERLLGRSRDDLLGHELWTAFPATVGSVFEENYRTAVRIGRPVHFDAHYPAPLDGWYEVRAWPSPEGVSVYFLEVTERRRVQDRAERGAQRLALLAQVSAELAGALDVQSATAHLPRLVVPALADWCIVTVVDPDGRPRDVGHWHADPSTRALVERYAAVRMDAMPVTAPLMRALLTGEPVMELAESVLGLLAEGEARGLLAALGPGSAICIPLRGRDRTLGVMTLYFRRGWTPREEDLATAQDVADRAGLALDNARLYGQQQALAEGLQRSLLTEPPEPDHAEIAVRYHPAAEAARVGGDWYDAFLQPGGATMLVIGDVVGHDTEAAAAMGQLRGLLRGIATYSDAGPGEVLRGLDASMALLQTRVLATAAVARLEQTDDERRRGVTRMRWANAGHLPPLVIDPDGSVAELVSWRGDLLLGIDPETRREESMVTLDRGATVLLFTDGLVERRDADLDAGLARLREALRELAHRPLQEMLDEVLERLVDGHPEDDVALVAVRLHRQDAPRPAVAGPNRVPDVVPEDPASPARRS, encoded by the coding sequence GTGCTGCAGGCCGACCGGCCGCGCGCCCGGGCGGCGCGCCGGCTGCGGCTCCGTGACGCCAGCGCCGCCCTCGACCGGATCGCCGAGCTGGCCTCGCGGCTCCTCGACGTCCCGATCGCGCAGGTCTCCCTCATCGACGACGTCCAGGTCGTGGTGGCCGGCGCGGGCCTGCAGCCCGGCGCCTTCGGCAGCGAGACGCCGCTGCAGGCCACCGCCTGCGCGATCGCCGCTGCCGAGCGGGCGCCCGTCGTCGTCCCCGACGCGCACACCGACCCGCGGGTCAGCCGGCTCGCGCCGGTGGCGGCCGGTGCCGTCGGCGCCTACCTCGGCGCACCGCTCGTGGACTCCGACGGGCACACCGTGGGGGTCCTCTGCGCCGTGGCACCGACGCCGCGCCCGTGGTCGGACGCCGACGTCGCGACGCTCCGGCAGCTGGCCGCCGCCGCGGTCACCGAGCTGGAGCTGGCCGCCCTCGCGACCGCCTACGAGAGCGACCGGCTGCGCTGGGGCCTGGCCATCGACGCCGCCGGCATCGGCACCTTCGACTGGGACCTGCGCACCGGCGAGCTGACCTGGGACGCGCGGCTGATCGAGATGTTCGGCTACACCCCGGAGACCTTCGGCGGCAGCATCGAGGCCTTCAACGAGCGCGTGCACCCCGACGACCTGCCCCGGGTGGCCGACGCGCTGCAGGCCAGCATCGACTCCCGCGGCGACTACGAGGCCGAGTACCGCGTCGTCTGGCCCGACGGGGACACCCGCTGGGTCCAGGCCCGGGGCCGCACGCTCGTCGACGCGGAGGGGACGGCGACCCGCGTGCTCGGCGCCGCCTACGACACCACCGCCGAGCGCGCCGCCGGGATGCGGGTCACCCGCGTGCTGGAGGCCATGCCCGCCGGCTTCTACTCCCTCGACCGCGAGTGGCGCTTCACCCACGTCAACGCCGAGGCCGAGCGGCTGCTCGGGCGCAGCCGTGACGACCTGCTCGGCCACGAGCTGTGGACCGCCTTCCCGGCCACGGTCGGCAGCGTCTTCGAGGAGAACTACCGCACCGCCGTCCGCATCGGGCGGCCGGTGCACTTCGACGCCCACTACCCCGCGCCGCTCGACGGCTGGTACGAGGTGCGGGCCTGGCCGAGCCCGGAGGGGGTGTCGGTCTACTTCCTCGAGGTCACCGAGCGGCGCCGGGTGCAGGACCGCGCCGAGCGCGGCGCGCAGCGGCTGGCGCTGCTCGCGCAGGTGAGCGCCGAGCTGGCCGGGGCCCTCGACGTGCAGTCGGCGACCGCCCACCTGCCGCGGCTGGTCGTGCCCGCGCTGGCCGACTGGTGCATCGTCACCGTCGTCGACCCCGACGGCCGCCCGCGCGACGTCGGGCACTGGCACGCCGACCCCTCGACGCGCGCGCTGGTCGAGCGCTACGCCGCCGTCCGGATGGACGCCATGCCGGTCACCGCGCCGCTCATGCGCGCCCTGCTCACCGGCGAGCCGGTCATGGAGCTGGCCGAGTCCGTGCTCGGCCTCCTGGCCGAGGGCGAGGCACGCGGGCTGCTGGCCGCGCTGGGCCCCGGGTCGGCGATCTGCATCCCGCTGCGCGGCCGCGACCGGACGCTCGGCGTGATGACCCTGTACTTCCGCCGCGGCTGGACGCCGCGCGAGGAGGACCTGGCCACCGCCCAGGACGTCGCCGACCGCGCCGGCCTGGCGCTGGACAACGCGCGCCTCTACGGCCAGCAGCAGGCCCTGGCCGAGGGTCTGCAGCGCAGCCTGCTCACCGAGCCACCCGAGCCCGACCACGCCGAGATCGCCGTCCGGTACCACCCGGCCGCCGAGGCGGCCCGGGTCGGCGGCGACTGGTACGACGCCTTCCTGCAGCCGGGCGGCGCGACGATGCTGGTCATCGGCGACGTCGTCGGTCACGACACCGAGGCCGCGGCGGCCATGGGCCAGCTGCGCGGGCTGCTGCGCGGCATCGCCACCTACAGCGACGCCGGTCCCGGCGAGGTGCTGCGCGGGCTCGACGCCTCCATGGCGCTGCTGCAGACCCGGGTGCTGGCCACCGCGGCGGTGGCCCGCCTCGAGCAGACCGACGACGAGCGCCGGCGCGGCGTGACCCGGATGCGCTGGGCCAACGCCGGCCACCTCCCGCCGCTGGTGATCGATCCCGACGGCAGCGTGGCCGAGCTGGTCTCCTGGCGCGGGGACCTGCTGCTCGGCATCGACCCGGAGACCCGCCGCGAGGAGTCGATGGTGACCCTCGACCGCGGCGCGACGGTGCTGCTGTTCACCGACGGCCTGGTCGAGCGGCGCGACGCCGACCTCGACGCCGGCCTGGCGCGGCTGCGCGAGGCGCTGCGGGAGCTGGCCCACCGGCCGCTGCAGGAGATGCTCGACGAGGTGCTCGAGCGGCTGGTCGACGGCCACCCGGAGGACGACGTCGCCCTGGTCGCCGTGCGGCTGCACCGGCAGGACGCCCCGCGGCCGGCGGTGGCCGGGCCCAACCGGGTGCCCGACGTCGTCCCGGAGGACCCGGCCAGCCCGGCCCGCCGCTCCTGA
- a CDS encoding exodeoxyribonuclease III, which produces MRLATWNVNSIRTRADRVAAWLQRRDVDVLALQETKCRDDQFPEERFTALGYQVAHVGHSQWNGVAVLSRVGLADVETGFPGMPTWSAKEGAEPAAEARALGATCGGVRVWSLYVPNGRALGDPHYDYKLEWLGALRSAAGGWLAADPAAQVALVGDWNIAPQDDDVWDMSVFAHSTHVTERERVAFRAVVEAGYADVVRPHAPGPGVYTYWDYTQLRFPRREGMRIDFVLGSPAFASRVTNALVDREERKGKGASDHAPVVVELAD; this is translated from the coding sequence GTGCGCCTCGCGACCTGGAACGTGAACTCCATCCGCACCCGCGCCGACCGGGTGGCCGCCTGGCTGCAGCGGCGCGACGTCGACGTCCTGGCGCTGCAGGAGACCAAGTGCCGGGACGACCAGTTCCCCGAGGAGCGCTTCACGGCCCTGGGCTACCAGGTCGCCCACGTCGGCCACTCGCAGTGGAACGGCGTCGCGGTGCTCTCCCGGGTCGGGCTGGCCGACGTCGAGACGGGCTTCCCCGGGATGCCGACGTGGAGCGCGAAGGAGGGTGCGGAACCCGCCGCCGAGGCCCGCGCCCTGGGCGCCACCTGCGGGGGCGTGCGGGTGTGGAGCCTGTACGTGCCGAACGGCCGGGCGCTGGGTGACCCGCACTACGACTACAAGCTCGAGTGGCTGGGCGCGCTGCGCAGCGCGGCCGGCGGCTGGCTGGCCGCCGACCCCGCCGCGCAGGTGGCGCTGGTCGGCGACTGGAACATCGCCCCGCAGGACGACGACGTGTGGGACATGAGCGTCTTCGCGCACTCGACGCACGTCACCGAGCGCGAGCGGGTGGCGTTCCGCGCGGTGGTCGAGGCCGGGTACGCCGACGTCGTCCGGCCGCACGCCCCCGGACCCGGCGTCTACACGTACTGGGACTACACGCAGCTGCGGTTCCCGCGCCGCGAGGGCATGCGGATCGACTTCGTCCTCGGCTCCCCTGCGTTCGCCTCGCGGGTGACGAATGCCCTGGTAGATCGCGAGGAGCGCAAGGGCAAGGGCGCCAGCGACCACGCCCCCGTGGTGGTCGAGCTGGCCGACTGA